The following are encoded together in the Asticcacaulis sp. genome:
- a CDS encoding FAD-dependent oxidoreductase, with protein sequence MVTPAKSKIAIIGTGIAGLSAAWMLNDTCDITVFESEAEVGGHSHSVNVGTEENPLWVDMGFIVFNEPCYPNLVQLFKHLDVPHQLSDMSFGVSIDKGRLEYSSLGLKGLFAQTRNLFRPRFISLLLDIMRFYREAPKDHAARARENYRLGDYLKDRNYGRAFIDDHLLPQAAAIWSTSASQIMDYPFRAFIAFFENHGLLQIMDRILWRSVIGGAQAYVTKLVAPFAGRIRTHTAISRVTRGPKGVVLHDQNGVSHLFDQVVFATHADVTLKMLADATGDEIETLGAFSYTPNEVVLHTDAAFMPKRRAAWSSWNYMGERSASNEQQLCVTYWMNLLQVLKTDRNYFVTLNPTHAVDPAKVIKRIVFEHPLFNARAIAAQGRLADLQGQNHSWFCGAYFGSGFHEDGLQSGLAVAEAITGKRRPWEFDWRQSRIPYNPWEEPVREAAE encoded by the coding sequence CACCGTTTTCGAAAGCGAGGCCGAGGTCGGCGGCCACAGCCATTCGGTCAATGTCGGCACGGAGGAAAATCCGTTGTGGGTGGATATGGGCTTTATTGTTTTCAACGAGCCCTGCTATCCCAATCTCGTGCAATTGTTTAAACATCTGGATGTGCCGCACCAGCTTTCCGACATGTCGTTCGGCGTATCGATCGACAAGGGCCGGCTGGAATATTCGAGCCTTGGCTTGAAAGGCCTTTTCGCCCAGACGCGCAACCTCTTCCGGCCGCGCTTTATTTCCCTGCTGCTCGACATCATGCGTTTCTATCGCGAGGCCCCGAAAGATCACGCCGCGCGCGCCCGTGAGAATTACCGGCTGGGCGACTATCTGAAGGACCGCAATTACGGCCGCGCCTTCATCGATGACCACCTGCTGCCCCAGGCTGCGGCCATCTGGTCGACCTCGGCCAGCCAGATCATGGACTACCCTTTCCGCGCCTTTATCGCCTTCTTCGAGAACCATGGCCTGTTGCAGATCATGGACCGCATCCTTTGGCGCAGCGTTATCGGCGGCGCGCAAGCTTACGTCACGAAACTGGTCGCGCCATTTGCCGGCCGTATACGCACCCATACCGCGATCAGTCGGGTGACGCGCGGCCCGAAAGGCGTCGTTCTTCACGATCAGAATGGCGTCAGTCATCTGTTCGACCAGGTGGTTTTCGCCACCCACGCCGATGTGACGCTGAAGATGCTGGCCGATGCCACCGGGGATGAAATCGAGACGCTCGGCGCCTTCAGCTATACCCCGAACGAGGTGGTGCTGCACACCGATGCCGCCTTCATGCCAAAGCGCCGGGCGGCGTGGTCAAGCTGGAACTATATGGGCGAACGTTCGGCTTCCAATGAACAGCAGCTTTGCGTCACCTACTGGATGAACCTGTTGCAGGTGCTGAAAACCGACCGGAACTACTTCGTTACCCTCAACCCGACGCACGCGGTCGATCCGGCGAAAGTCATCAAGCGCATCGTTTTCGAGCATCCACTGTTCAATGCCCGCGCCATCGCGGCGCAAGGCCGGCTGGCGGATTTGCAGGGGCAAAACCATAGCTGGTTCTGTGGCGCCTATTTCGGCTCCGGTTTCCATGAGGACGGCCTGCAATCGGGCCTGGCTGTCGCCGAGGCGATCACGGGCAAGCGCCGGCCGTGGGAATTTGACTGGCGGCAGAGCCGCATCCCCTACAATCCGTGGGAAGAACCGGTGAGAGAGGCGGCGGAATAG
- a CDS encoding DUF1365 domain-containing protein, whose protein sequence is MESGIYIGEVIHQRFAPKAHRLSYRIFQMLIDLDQPKEALFFSHNRFNLFSFHDRDHGPDKAQARAGLLRDRMAKLLSEHGLYAPGDRLFLMAMPRVLGFVFNPISLYFLQSAEGAMKAVVYEVNNTFGDRHSYVLPVRQAVKRIRQASEKRLHVSPFMDMDMAYSFDLIAPEETFALKIDLKKGDQRVLFAGFTASRKPLRDHTLLYLFFAMPLMTIGVVWGIHWEALLLFLKGMRLRPKPPTEKSGVSLNA, encoded by the coding sequence GTGGAAAGTGGGATTTACATCGGCGAGGTGATCCATCAGCGGTTTGCGCCGAAGGCCCACCGCCTGAGCTATCGCATCTTTCAGATGCTGATTGATCTCGACCAGCCCAAAGAGGCGCTTTTCTTCTCCCATAATCGCTTCAACCTGTTCAGCTTCCATGACCGCGATCATGGGCCGGACAAGGCGCAGGCCCGCGCCGGACTCCTGCGGGACCGGATGGCGAAGCTATTATCCGAACACGGATTATACGCGCCCGGCGACCGGCTGTTCCTGATGGCCATGCCGCGCGTACTCGGTTTCGTCTTCAATCCGATCAGCCTCTATTTCCTGCAATCGGCCGAAGGCGCGATGAAGGCGGTGGTCTATGAGGTCAATAACACCTTCGGCGATCGTCACTCCTATGTCCTGCCCGTGCGCCAGGCCGTAAAGCGCATCCGGCAGGCCAGTGAGAAGCGTCTGCATGTCTCGCCCTTCATGGATATGGACATGGCCTACAGCTTCGACCTGATCGCGCCGGAGGAGACCTTCGCATTGAAAATTGACCTGAAAAAAGGCGATCAGCGGGTGCTGTTCGCCGGCTTTACGGCGTCACGAAAACCGCTGCGCGACCACACCTTGCTGTATCTCTTTTTCGCCATGCCGCTGATGACTATCGGTGTTGTCTGGGGCATTCACTGGGAGGCGCTTTTGCTGTTCCTCAAGGGGATGCGTCTGCGTCCCAAACCGCCGACCGAAAAGTCGGGCGTCAGCCTTAATGCCTGA
- a CDS encoding alpha/beta hydrolase — MTKRSLLAGLGLAPLLAGCNTLSLFNTFTPKDEARRVARDVPFGDDPRQKLDIYAPKGEHRDLPVLVFFYGGGWNSGSKADYVWMGHSLAALGYLVFIPDYRLVPQVFYPVFLEDNTLAVKFVMAHAGAYGGDIRRLGVIGHSAGGYAAAMMALDPRYLGEGAPLKVCVGIAGPYDFYPFDVPASKDAFSQWPRPEETQPVTYARKVDTRFLLMQSRADTVVGVHNAVNLDARLKAAGTDVDLKLYDKLTHPDTAAVFSVPFRNKAPLRADAAAWLKANL; from the coding sequence GTGACGAAACGCTCCCTGCTTGCCGGGCTTGGCCTGGCGCCTTTGCTGGCCGGCTGCAATACTCTGTCTCTGTTCAACACTTTCACGCCGAAGGATGAGGCCCGGCGCGTGGCGCGTGATGTGCCTTTCGGTGACGATCCGCGGCAAAAACTGGATATTTATGCGCCTAAAGGCGAGCATCGGGACTTGCCGGTGCTGGTGTTCTTCTATGGCGGTGGTTGGAATTCCGGCTCGAAAGCCGACTATGTGTGGATGGGGCATTCGCTGGCGGCCCTGGGGTATCTGGTCTTCATCCCGGATTATCGTCTGGTGCCGCAGGTGTTCTATCCGGTGTTTCTCGAAGACAATACGCTGGCGGTGAAATTCGTCATGGCTCATGCTGGCGCCTATGGTGGCGATATCCGGCGCCTGGGTGTGATCGGTCATTCCGCCGGTGGCTATGCGGCGGCCATGATGGCGCTCGATCCGCGCTACCTCGGCGAAGGCGCGCCTTTGAAGGTCTGCGTCGGTATTGCCGGCCCGTATGATTTCTATCCGTTCGATGTACCGGCCTCAAAGGATGCCTTCAGCCAATGGCCAAGACCGGAGGAAACACAGCCGGTGACCTATGCCCGCAAGGTGGATACGCGCTTCCTGCTGATGCAGAGCCGCGCCGATACGGTGGTGGGAGTCCATAATGCCGTCAATCTCGACGCCCGGCTGAAGGCCGCCGGCACCGACGTGGACTTAAAGCTGTATGATAAACTGACCCATCCGGATACGGCCGCGGTCTTCTCCGTGCCCTTCCGCAACAAGGCGCCGCTGCGCGCCGATGCGGCCGCCTGGCTTAAGGCCAATCTTTAG
- a CDS encoding tryptophan 7-halogenase has protein sequence MPAAPIKKIVILGGGTAGWLSAAMMARVLGKTVDITLVESDEIGIVGVGEATIPPLVNLLVFLGLNEDDLLRHVQGTFKLGIEFHDWYEKGHSYGHMFGAPGNPLGVLPFHQYWLRQHHAGKAGSLWDYSLNALAAEQNRFGRLRTIPNTPNMEGMNYALHFDASLLAKYVRSHCEKQGVIRREGKVGSVNQRSADGFIESLTLQSGDVITGDFFLDCSGFKGLLIEGALKAGYEDWTPYLPCDRAWAVPCASAGPLRPITQTRAHTAGWQWRIPLQHRTGNGHVFSSAFMAPEAARDILMANLDGEALAEPRLLTFVAGRRKASWVKNCVSLGLASGFMEPLESTSIHLVQSALQRLAHMFPDTGFNQPEIDEYNRKTQREYELIRDFLVLHYKATKRDDSPFWNHCRTMAVPESLMTKMAYFRQHGRVIVEEDDLFKEASWVQVLIGQGVTPESFSP, from the coding sequence ATGCCCGCTGCCCCTATCAAAAAAATCGTCATTCTCGGTGGCGGCACCGCCGGGTGGCTAAGCGCGGCCATGATGGCGCGGGTTCTGGGCAAAACGGTAGACATCACCCTGGTCGAATCCGACGAGATCGGCATTGTCGGCGTGGGCGAAGCCACCATTCCACCGCTGGTCAACCTGCTGGTTTTTCTTGGACTCAACGAGGACGACCTGCTGAGGCACGTCCAGGGCACCTTCAAGCTCGGTATCGAATTTCATGACTGGTATGAAAAGGGCCATAGTTACGGCCATATGTTCGGCGCGCCCGGCAACCCGCTCGGTGTCCTGCCCTTCCATCAATACTGGCTGCGCCAGCACCACGCCGGCAAGGCGGGCAGCCTGTGGGATTACAGCCTGAACGCTCTGGCGGCAGAGCAAAACCGCTTCGGCCGCCTGCGCACCATCCCCAATACGCCCAATATGGAGGGTATGAACTACGCCCTGCATTTCGACGCCAGCCTGCTGGCGAAATATGTCCGCAGTCATTGCGAAAAGCAGGGCGTTATCCGGCGTGAAGGCAAGGTCGGCAGCGTCAATCAGCGCAGTGCCGATGGCTTTATCGAAAGCCTGACCCTGCAATCGGGAGACGTGATCACAGGCGACTTTTTCCTTGACTGCTCAGGCTTTAAGGGCCTGCTGATCGAAGGCGCGCTCAAGGCCGGTTATGAGGACTGGACGCCGTATCTGCCCTGTGACCGGGCCTGGGCCGTGCCGTGTGCTTCCGCCGGTCCGCTGCGCCCGATCACCCAGACGCGCGCCCATACAGCCGGCTGGCAATGGCGCATCCCCCTGCAGCACCGCACCGGCAATGGACACGTCTTTTCCAGCGCCTTCATGGCACCGGAGGCGGCGCGCGATATCCTGATGGCTAATCTCGATGGCGAAGCCCTGGCCGAGCCGCGCCTGCTGACATTTGTCGCCGGCCGTCGCAAGGCATCGTGGGTAAAAAACTGCGTCAGTCTGGGGCTTGCTTCCGGTTTTATGGAACCATTGGAATCGACCAGCATCCATCTGGTCCAATCGGCCCTGCAAAGGCTGGCGCATATGTTCCCCGATACCGGTTTCAATCAGCCGGAAATCGATGAATACAACCGCAAGACCCAGCGTGAATACGAGCTGATCCGCGACTTCCTCGTCCTGCACTACAAGGCGACGAAACGCGACGACAGCCCGTTCTGGAACCATTGCCGCACCATGGCGGTGCCCGAGAGTTTGATGACCAAGATGGCGTATTTCCGCCAGCATGGCCGGGTTATCGTGGAGGAAGACGACTTGTTCAAGGAAGCCAGTTGGGTGCAGGTGCTGATCGGCCAGGGCGTGACGCCGGAAAGCTTCTCCCCCTGA